A stretch of DNA from Streptomyces xanthii:
GGGGTGCACGAGGATCTTCACGTGGGCGTCACGGCCCGCGCCGAGCAGGCTCTCGTAGCCGTCCTCGACCACCCGTTCCAGCGGGATGCGGGAGGTGATGAAGGGGGCCGCGTCGATCGTGCCGCGGGCCAGCGCGGCGATGACGGACGGGAAGTCCGTGCCCGCGTAGCCGATGCTCGACGTGTACGAGGTCTCGCTCATCATGAACTGTCCCGGCGTGATCGCCGCCGGCTGCTCCCACATGGCCAGGTTGACCAGGGTGCCGCGCTTGCGGAGGGAGCCGAGCGCGGTGTCGAGGGTGACCTGGAGGCCGGACGCGTCGAAGGCGGCGTCCACGCCGAGCCCGTCCGTCAGCTCCCGCACGCGGGCGAGGACGTCGTCCCGCGTGGGGTCGAGCACGGCCCCGGCGCCCAGGCGCTCCGCCAACTCCTTGCGCGCCGCGCTGAGTTCGCTGACCGCGACGAGACGGGCGCCGGTCGCGTTCAGCGCGGACAGCAGACCCAGACCGATGGGTCCCGCGCCCACGACCAGCGCGGCGGCGCCGGGCGGGAGGGCGGCACGGCGCACGGCGTGCCAGGCGACGGCGAGGGGTTCGACGAGGGCGCCGACGTCGGTGCCGACGCCGTCGGGCAGCCGGTGCACCATGCGGGGCGGCAGCACGACGTACTCGGACAGGCCGCCGCCCCAGCCGTTGATGCCGACGAATCCGCACCGCTGACAGAGGTTGTAGTCGCCGTGCCGGCAGTACGCGCAGGTGTCGTCGTAGATCTCCGGCTCGACGCACACGGCGTCGCCGACGGCGAGTCCGGTGACGCCCTCGCCGATCTCGGTGACGTGGCCGGCGAACTCGTGCCCCATGACGGCGGGGGCCTGTTCGCCGGTCAGCGGGTGCGGGTGGTCGAGGCCGAACGCGGCCGGTCCCGCCTGGTAGAGGTGCAGGTCGGAGCCGCAGATCCCGCACCAGTCGACTTTGATCTTGACGGTGCCGGGCCGCAGTTCGGGCTCGGGGATGTCCTCCAGGCGGAGGTCCTTCGGTCCGTGCAGGCGCAGTGCGCGCATGGTCGCCGGGTCCTTTCCGGTCAGGGAACGGTGATCTCGCGGACGGGGTCGCTGCCGTCCCAGCCGGCCGCGGCCGCCCGGATCGCGTCGAAGAAGCCGCCCCACTGGGCGGTCTCGATGACCTCGACGACGGTGCCGCCGTGCTCCTCGGTGGGCAGATAGGCGAATCGGCTGCCGGGGCCCGAGTCTCCGTGGTGGTAGGGCTCGACGTCGGCCTCGGCGAAGCGGGCGAGGAACGCGTCGTAGGTGTCGTCGCCCTCGCCCGTGACGAAGTGCCCGACGTGGTGCAGGCCTTCGCCGCGCTCCTCGAGGAAGTCGCGGTAGGCGCTGGGGGCCTGCGGGTTGAGCTGCTGGATGAGCTCGATCTGCACGTCGCCCGCCTGGGCGATGCCGACGGCGATGCGGGCGTCGGTGGGCTCGCCCAGGTAGAAGGTCCGGCCGACGGCGGCCTGCGGGAAGTAGAAGAAGGGGCCGACGCCGAGGTTCGTCGTCCAGTGCCGCATGGCGGCCTCGACGTCCTTCACGACGTAGCCGAGCTGGTCTATCGATCCGATCGAGGGGGGCACCTGTCCTCCTGAGCGAGGGTGCGGAGACGGAGGGGAGAGCACCGGACCGGGTGCGCTCCGATGACGGGGCCGCTGCCGGTGGTTCACGGACCGGCAGCCCAGTAGGTTGCCTATATATATGGAAGATATATAGGGGAGGCAAGACCTTGGCGAGGACCGAACTGACGGCGACGGCCTGGACCGCCCTCGGCTTCATCGCCGTGCGCCCGCGTTCCGGCTACGAGATCAAGCGGGCCTGCGCGGAGACGGTGGACGCCTTCTGGGGGGTGAGCTACGCCCAGCTGTATCCGCAGCTCAAGCGCCTCCAGGAGGAAGGGCTCATCACGGGTCAGGAGTCCTCGGGCGGCCGTCGGCAGGTGATCTGGCAGGCCACCGAGAAGGGCCGGCGGGCCCTGGACGAGTGGCTGGTGCAGCCGCCCGCGGCGCCGCAACTGCGTGACGAGGCGCTGCTGAAGCTGCTTTTCGTGCAGTCGCTCAGTCCGGCGCACGCCCTGCCGCTGATCCGCGCCAAGCGCCGCGAGTTCGAGGCCTGGCTCGCCCGGTTCACCCCCGAGGAGACGGAGGGCTCGCCGGGTCCGGCCGATCTGCTCCACTCGTACGCGCTGACCATGGCCCGGGCGGGCCTGACCTGGTGCGACACGGCCGAGCAGGCACTGACCGGGGCGCCCGGGAACCCGTAGCCCGCCGCCGGGTCTCCCCCGATCTCCCTCGGTCTCCCACTGAGCGGGAAGACGGGCTTGTTGCTCCCCGGCCCTCGGATGGAACGTTCAGGGACTCCCGCAGGGCCAGGGAGACAGGGCGCGTCACCGGCATCGCCGGCACGGATCGGACCGGGTCCACGCCCCGCCGCCCGAGCGCACGCCTGAAGACCCCCTCTTGCGGCGCGCGCCTCGGCCACAGCTCGGTTTCAGTGAAGGGAACAGTCACAGTGGACTGGGATCACGAGTACGACGTAGTGGTGGTCGGTTCCGGTGGAGGCGGCCTGACCGCCGCGATCACCGCGCAGCTGCACGGCATGTCCGCCCTGGTGGTGGAGAAGACCGACCGGTACGGCGGCTCGACCGCACTGTCCGGCGGCGGTCTGTGGATACCCGACAACCTGTATCTCCAGCAGGCGGGTGAGGTCGACACGTTCGACAACGCCATGGACTACCTGGACGCCACCGTGGGCGACCAGGTCAGCCGGGAACGCAAGGCGGCCTATCTGACGCGCGGCCCGCAGATGCTGCGCTTCCTGCACGAGCGCACGGACTGGGTGCGGTTCAAGTACGTGCCCGGGTACGCGGACTACTATCCCGAGCGCAAGGGCGGCAGGCCGCGCGGCCGGACCATCGAGCCGGAGACGCTGGACCTGCGCAAGCTCGGCCCGGAGCGGGAGAAGCTGCGCACCAACGAGCTGCCCACGTACGGCCTGACCATCACACAGTACGACTTCCGGTTCCTGAACATGGCGGCCCGCACGTGGAAGGGCCGCAGGACGGCGGTGAAGATGGCGGCGGCCGCCGCCAAGAACCTCCTCGCCGGCAAGAAGATGGCGGCGCTCGGCACCGCGCTCGTCGGCCGGCTGCGGCTCGCGCTCGCCGCGTCCGGCGGCGGCCTGTGGCTCGACTCTCCGTTCCGTGAGCTGGTGCTGGAGGACGGCAAGGTCGTCGGTCTGCGCGTCGAGAGGGACGGCCGCACGGTGACCGTGCGGGCGCGGCGCGGTGTCCTGTTCGCCGCCGGCGGCTTCTCGCACAGTCAGGAGCTGCGCGAGAAGTACCTGCCGCGGCCCACGTCCGCGGACTGGACGCACTCGTCGCCCGGCCAGGTCGGCGAGGTGCTCACGGCGGGCATCGAGGCGGGCGCCGCGCTCGCCCTCATGGACAAGGTGTGGGGCGCTCCGTCCACGCCGGTCCCGGGCGGCGGGCTGTTCTTCCTGGTCGCCGACCGCGCGATCCCCGGCATGGTGATCGTGAACGGTGACGGCGAGCGGTTCGTCAACGAGGCCGCTCCGTATCACGAGTTCGTGGACCGCATGTACGCGAGCCCGAGCGCGCCCGAGAACTCGTGGATCATCCTCGACTCGGTCGCCCGCAAGCGCTACCCGTTCCTCGGTCTGGTCCCCGGGCAGAAGTTCCCGAAGGCGTTCGAGGAGGAGGGCATTCTCAAGACGGCCGACTCGGTGCGCGAGCTGGCCGGCAAGATCGGTGTCCCGGCCGACCGGCTTGAGGCGACGCTCCAGCGCTTCAACTCCCTCGCGCAGCAGGGCCGTGACGCCGACTTCGGCCGCGGCGACAGCACGTACGACCGCTACTACGGCGACCCGACGCTGCCGAACCCGAACCTGCACCCGCTCACCCAGGGCCCGTACTACGCCCTGCCGGTGAAGCCCGGCGACCTCGGCACCAAGGGCGGTCTGCTCACCGACGAGCACGCCCGCGTCCTGCGCGAGGACGGCTCACCGATCGACGGCCTGTACGCCACCGGCAACTGCTCGGCGGCCGTCATGGGCGACACCTACCCGGGCCCCGGCTCCACCATCGGCCCCTCCATGACCTTCGGCTACGTCGCCGCGACCCACATGAAGGACGCCTCATGAGCTCGTTCCACACGATCAGGACCGGCGCGATGCCGGACCGCTTCGCCCGCGGCTGGCACTGCCTGGGCCTCGCGGACAGTTTCAAGGACGGCAAGCCGCACCAGATCGAGGCCTTCGGCACCAAGCTCGTGGTGTTCCAGGGCGAGAGCGGCGAGCTGCACGTCCTCAACGCCTACTGCCCGCACATGGGCGGAGACCTGAGCCAGGGCAGCATCAAGGGGGACGCGGTCGCCTGCCCGTTCCACGACTGGCGCTGGTCGGGCGACGGCAAGTGCGCCGCGATCCCCTACGCGCGCCGCGTGCCGCGCACGGCCAGGACCCGGAGCTGGGCCACGCTGGAGGAGAACAAGCAGCTCTTCGTCTGGCACGACCCGCAGGGCAATCCGCCGATCCCCGAGCAGGCGATCCCGAGGATCGAGGGCGCGTTCAGCGACGAGTGGAGCCAGTGGACCTGGAACCAGATCCTCATCGAGGGCTCGCACCCGCGCGAGATCGTCGACAACAACTCGGACATGGCGCACTTCTTCTACGTGCACTACTCCTTCCCCACGTACTTCAAGAACGTCCTCGACGGGCACACGGCGGCCCAGCAGATGAACTTCGAGTACCGTCAGGACTACGACCTCGGCATGGTCCCGCCGGGCACGGAGCCCGCGGTGAACCGCTCCGAGGCCGCGTACTACGGCCCCTCCTACATGATCGACTACCTGTGGAGCCCGGTCGGCGGCGGCCAGGAGCTGGAGGCGGTCCTGATCAACAGTCACTACCCGGTCCGCCAGGACGCGTTCATGCTGCAGTTCGGCGTGATCGTGAAGAAGCTGCCCGGAATGGACAACGAGGCGGCGAACGCGGCGGCCCGGCAGTTCGGCGCCGGCGTCGAGATCGGCTTCCGCCAGGACGCGGAGATCTGGCAGAACAAGGCCCGCGTCGACAACCCGCTCCTCACCGAGGAGGACGGCCCGATCTACCAACTGCGCCGCTGGTACCAGCAGTTCTACGTCGACGTGGAGGACATCACCCCGG
This window harbors:
- a CDS encoding 2,3-butanediol dehydrogenase, with product MRALRLHGPKDLRLEDIPEPELRPGTVKIKVDWCGICGSDLHLYQAGPAAFGLDHPHPLTGEQAPAVMGHEFAGHVTEIGEGVTGLAVGDAVCVEPEIYDDTCAYCRHGDYNLCQRCGFVGINGWGGGLSEYVVLPPRMVHRLPDGVGTDVGALVEPLAVAWHAVRRAALPPGAAALVVGAGPIGLGLLSALNATGARLVAVSELSAARKELAERLGAGAVLDPTRDDVLARVRELTDGLGVDAAFDASGLQVTLDTALGSLRKRGTLVNLAMWEQPAAITPGQFMMSETSYTSSIGYAGTDFPSVIAALARGTIDAAPFITSRIPLERVVEDGYESLLGAGRDAHVKILVHP
- a CDS encoding VOC family protein → MPPSIGSIDQLGYVVKDVEAAMRHWTTNLGVGPFFYFPQAAVGRTFYLGEPTDARIAVGIAQAGDVQIELIQQLNPQAPSAYRDFLEERGEGLHHVGHFVTGEGDDTYDAFLARFAEADVEPYHHGDSGPGSRFAYLPTEEHGGTVVEVIETAQWGGFFDAIRAAAAGWDGSDPVREITVP
- a CDS encoding PadR family transcriptional regulator, with protein sequence MARTELTATAWTALGFIAVRPRSGYEIKRACAETVDAFWGVSYAQLYPQLKRLQEEGLITGQESSGGRRQVIWQATEKGRRALDEWLVQPPAAPQLRDEALLKLLFVQSLSPAHALPLIRAKRREFEAWLARFTPEETEGSPGPADLLHSYALTMARAGLTWCDTAEQALTGAPGNP
- a CDS encoding FAD-dependent oxidoreductase, which produces MDWDHEYDVVVVGSGGGGLTAAITAQLHGMSALVVEKTDRYGGSTALSGGGLWIPDNLYLQQAGEVDTFDNAMDYLDATVGDQVSRERKAAYLTRGPQMLRFLHERTDWVRFKYVPGYADYYPERKGGRPRGRTIEPETLDLRKLGPEREKLRTNELPTYGLTITQYDFRFLNMAARTWKGRRTAVKMAAAAAKNLLAGKKMAALGTALVGRLRLALAASGGGLWLDSPFRELVLEDGKVVGLRVERDGRTVTVRARRGVLFAAGGFSHSQELREKYLPRPTSADWTHSSPGQVGEVLTAGIEAGAALALMDKVWGAPSTPVPGGGLFFLVADRAIPGMVIVNGDGERFVNEAAPYHEFVDRMYASPSAPENSWIILDSVARKRYPFLGLVPGQKFPKAFEEEGILKTADSVRELAGKIGVPADRLEATLQRFNSLAQQGRDADFGRGDSTYDRYYGDPTLPNPNLHPLTQGPYYALPVKPGDLGTKGGLLTDEHARVLREDGSPIDGLYATGNCSAAVMGDTYPGPGSTIGPSMTFGYVAATHMKDAS
- a CDS encoding Rieske 2Fe-2S domain-containing protein, yielding MSSFHTIRTGAMPDRFARGWHCLGLADSFKDGKPHQIEAFGTKLVVFQGESGELHVLNAYCPHMGGDLSQGSIKGDAVACPFHDWRWSGDGKCAAIPYARRVPRTARTRSWATLEENKQLFVWHDPQGNPPIPEQAIPRIEGAFSDEWSQWTWNQILIEGSHPREIVDNNSDMAHFFYVHYSFPTYFKNVLDGHTAAQQMNFEYRQDYDLGMVPPGTEPAVNRSEAAYYGPSYMIDYLWSPVGGGQELEAVLINSHYPVRQDAFMLQFGVIVKKLPGMDNEAANAAARQFGAGVEIGFRQDAEIWQNKARVDNPLLTEEDGPIYQLRRWYQQFYVDVEDITPEMTNRFEFELDTSRADKVWREEVAENLAAGRTVSHTSTISS